The following proteins come from a genomic window of Lolium rigidum isolate FL_2022 chromosome 5, APGP_CSIRO_Lrig_0.1, whole genome shotgun sequence:
- the LOC124653748 gene encoding uncharacterized protein LOC124653748 yields the protein MGSTEPARDEQQREARRKRRQRRRARRKAGCIPSSSAESGSEEHVGGTQEEADSFSGQPPERIGKKGKSPVSILVEEKDLDSYRRDWESSWGGKFGLFRDYTCVRAMLFTCKPTPPHAGVKTCLQVFSIRVTEIDDGLEWPLEVYGLVATRDSVDHNRNIIFRRGRDACKIINEQDSFLPLPGPSRAVVFTDPVDVEIQLKVKGRTEPEDKDLISNVLVYRHDFSSDSSGSAGNLVRSSCSSQYCALELTSALIARAVEATIINAEVIQGRWPKNLGIRVISGTTSIDEDFILLDARDGRFRVDLADGLIRLSRNIVCVEQDGGLKLSVEAYKRNGDIYEGSAVTVLRPKRFSASLGICKLNFCTVRFTVGWSCLATVSDLMAYGI from the exons ATGGGTTCTACCGAGCCCGCCCGCGACGAGCAGCAGCGCGAAGCCCGCCGCAAGCGCCGACAACGTCGTCGAGCGCGACGCAAGGCCGGCTGTATTCCGTCCTCTTccgctgaatctgg GTCTGAAGAACATGTCGGAGGTACTCAAGAAGAAGCTGATTCATTCTCAGGGCAACCACCTGAGAGGATTGGCAAAAAAGGAAAATCACCCGTGAGTATTTTGGTGGAGGAGAAGGACCTGGATTCGTACCGTCGCGACTGGGAATCCTCTTGGGGCGGCAAGTTTGGCCTCTTCCGAGACTACA CTTGTGTGAGAGCCATGCTCTTCACATGTAAACCCACCCCGCCACATGCTGGCGTCAAAACTTGCTTGCAGGTTTTCTCCATCAGAGTCACAGAGATCGATGATGGTCTCGAGTGGCCACTTGAGGTCTATGGCTTGGTTGCCACCCGAGACTCTGTGGATCATAATCGCAACATTATCTTCAGACGTGGAAGGGATGCCTGCAAAATTATCAATGAACAG GATTCATTTTTGCCGTTGCCTGGCCCGTCTCGTGCGGTCGTGTTCACTGACCCTGTCGATGTCGAAATCCAACTAAAAGTGAAGGGCAGAACAGAGCCTGAAGACAAAGATTTGATCTCCAACGTGCTAGTATACAGACATGATTTCAGTAGTGACAGTTCTGGCAGTGCAGGCAACCTCGTGCGTAGCAGTTGTTCCAGCCAGTACTGCGCACTGGAGCTCACCTCCGCACTAATCGCCCGAGCGGTTGAGGCCACCATCATTAATGCCGAAGTTATCCAGGGCCGATGGCCGAAAAACTTGGGAATCCGTGTCATCTCTGGTACCACCAGCATAGATGAGGATTTCATACTGCTCGATGCTCGAGACGGAAGGTTTCGGGTTGATCTAGCTGATGGTCTCATACGCCTTTCCAGAAACATTGTGTGCGTAGAACAAGATGGAGGACTGAAACTCTCTGTAGAGGCTTACAAGAGAAACGGAGATATCTATGAAGGATCCGCCGTTACAGTCTTGAGACCCAAGAGATTCTCTGCGAGTCTTGGTATATGTAAGCTTAACTTCTGCACAGTTCGGTTCACTGTCGGTTGGTCATGCCTTGCAACAGTGAGTGATCTGATGGCCTATGGTATCTGA
- the LOC124651904 gene encoding nucleolin-like, which translates to MPPARRPRRAAVAPAASESSPAAPPAVGDTAEAGARVTEVGGGAVESRGEEATGAESVEEPEVEEEPEEEAEEDPEEEVEEDPEEESEEDPEEAEEDPEDEADGGKGNEEETALATGQGDGPAAAAESERTVAMEGADEEKPMVTAVKDGGGDDAGLESAVAEEPAKEDEGQEHPEEENLKDDAMEEDAAEVSGEGATVDDKNELPEEHGESGDEGSHRDTDKDVVAGQFSVQCGVQNGELDPSFAMLGSVSVGNVKDLEIFVGRLPKGCTEEDITVVFSQFGEILSTKIVRAAKKKNNRIAFVRYMSNEAAKKAVTESKDGVEVTGEKVKVSASRVKNTLYLKNICKSWTKEQVLLSLKSIGIEEFEMTLPDDPDTGGRNRGISFLKFAAPDTTESALQKLQQPDALVDIDRSEKEYARTPTESSQELALKVKSVYLEHVPLSWNEGNIEECCKSYGEIQEVRLLKKSKKKIAFVEFSFRKSALACVEGINSAKIGGEVKLVASLARPRREIHLNKKGAKGGFKVSSGATSEDANNSIKKKDHKKEVMVKKSSHKLPKGDTSKLTSQVDAEVPQASNLYKGKRKAGKTENIAVNERLLKKARKNRDVLTKPSNRARHGGYARAAYAGESSGNMKRSLGPRYVTNDSHPIAGASSRSKPNSRDLEPHAGYIPPVNRVRAPADHVQVTYVYDQTRATPSNYHHIDGLPYTREIAAPPPAYYGYTSNPQYQGEYAYTYLPPPHLSGSDYPRSGEYIPRRRYY; encoded by the exons ATGCCTCCAGCCAGGAGGCCCCGGCGGGCCGCGGTTGCCCCCGCCGCCTCAGAGAGCTCCCCGGCGGCCCCTCCGGCTGTGGGTGACACGGCGGAGgctggtgctagggttacggaGGTTGGTGGCGGGGCGGTGGAGAGTCGCGGTGAGGAGGCCACCGGGGCGGAGTCCGTTGAggagccggaggtggaggaggaacccgaggaggaagcggaggaggatcccgaggaagaagtggaggaggatCCCGAGGAAGAATCGGAGGAGGATCccgaggaagcggaggaggatcCCGAGGACGAAGCCGATGGAGGCAAGGGCAACGAGGAGGAGACGGCGTTGGCGACGGGCCAGGGAGACGGCCCGGCTGCAGCGGCTGAGTCGGAGAGGACGGTGGCCATGGAGGGAGCCGACGAGGAGAAACCGATGGTGACGGCAGTGAAAGATGGCGGCGGTGACGATGCAGGGTTGGAGTCTGCGGTGGCAGAGGAGCCTGCCAAGGAGGATGAGGGACAAGAACATCCAGAGGAGGAGAATCTGAAGGATGATGCGATGGAAGAGGATGCCGCGGAGGTCTCGGGAGAAGGCGCCACGGTAGATG ACAAGAATGAACTGCCCGAAGAGCACGGAGAATCTGGAGATGAAGGTTCACATCGGGATACCGATAAGGATGTCGTTGCCGGCCAGTTCAGTGTCCAGTGTGGGGTCCAAAATGGTGAACTTGACCCCTCATTTGCTATGCTGGGTTCAGTTTCAGTGGGGAATGTTAAAGACCTTGAAATATTTGTTGGTAGATTGCCTAAGGGTTGTACCGAGGAAGACATTACAGTGGTCTTCTCCCAGTTCGGGGAGATCTTATCTACTAAAATTGTTCGTGCTGCTAAAAAAAAGAACAACCGCATTGCATTTGTTCGTTACATGAGCAATGAAGCTGCAAAGAAGGCTGTCACTGAATCTAAGGATGGAGTTGAG GTGACAGGGGAAAAGGTCAAAGTATCAGCTTCTCGAGTTAAGAATACCCTTTACCTTAAAAACATTTGCAAGAGCTGGACAAAAGAGCAG GTGCTACTCTCATTGAAAAGTATTGGAATCGAAGAATTTGAAATGACTTTACCTGATGACCCTGATACTGGAGGACGAAACAGAGGGATTAGTTTCCTCAAATTTGCTGCGCCTGACACTACCGAAAGTGCACTTCAGAAGTTACAGCAACCAGATGCACTTGTCGACATTGATAGAAGTGAGAAAGAATATGCTCGAACCCCAACAGAATCAAGTCAAGAGCTTGCTCTGAAG GTTAAATCAGTATACCTTGAACATGTTCCTCTTTCTTGGAATGAGGGGAACATTGAAGAGTGTTGCAAATCATATGGGGAGATTCAGGAAGTTCGCCTTCTAAAGAAGTCAAAAAAGAAAATTGCTTTTGTTGAATTTTCATTCAGGAAGAGTGCATTAGCTTGTGTGGAAGGGATAAACAgtgccaagattggtggtgaagtTAAG TTGGTTGCGAGTCTTGCTCGACCACGTCGGGAAATACATCTGAACAAGAAGGGTGCTAAAGGTGGGTTCAAGGTCAGTAGTGGTGCAACTTCTGAAGACGCTAACAATTCTATAAAGAAAAAGGATCACAAAAAAGAGGTCATGGTGAAGAAGAGTTCACATAAATTGCCAAAAGGTGACACGAGTAAGCTGACCTCACAAGTTGATGCGGAGGTACCACAAGCATCCAACCTGTACAAGGGCAAACGGAAAGCTGGGAAGACTGAAAATATCGCTGTAAATGAAAGACTACTGAAGAAAGCACGGAAGAATC GTGATGTCCTGACAAAACCTTCCAACAGAGCACGTCACGGTGGTTATGCTAGAGCTGCATATGCAGGAGAATCTTCTGGAAATATGAAACGTTCTTTGGGACCTCGATATGTGACTAACGATTCTCACCCCATTGCGGGTGCATCATCCAGATCTAAACCAAATTCTCGTGACCTG GAACCTCATGCTGGATACATCCCTCCTGTAAATCGTGTTCGTGCACCCGCAGATCACGTTCAAGTCACCTATGTGTATGATCAGACGAG AGCTACACCGTCAAATTACCATCATATTGATGGTCTTCCTTACACTAGAG AAATAGCAGCTCCACCACCAGCCTATTATGGTTACACAAGCAATCCTCAATACCAG GGTGAATATGCATACACttatcttcctccgcctcatctaaGTGGATCGGACTATCCAAGAAGCGGAGAATACATTCCTCGAAGGAGATATTACTGA